Proteins encoded by one window of Chondromyces crocatus:
- a CDS encoding mechanosensitive ion channel family protein, protein MDPTIALDIPKDTNLIEIIRLGGVLTGLAVLVITWFVVRLVRGTLGRVGHRFAHRRLLINQISTLAGFTIYLTGILLAVSASVSLSREVVIALTGTAAVTVGFALKDLAASILAGVTIILDRPFQVGDRVTFGGTYGEVRSIGLRSVRLITLDDNVVTIPNNKFLTEAVSSWNYGALDMMLQLDFFVGVDQDIALAKQLVQESLTTNRYVYLKKPWMIVVNQVVHENYFAVRLRAKAHVLDVKYEQEFQTDVTERVLEAFRAHGVLPPALLHREVTDVAPKRRRVPGKDGPIGQVPAA, encoded by the coding sequence ATGGATCCTACGATCGCGCTGGACATCCCCAAGGACACCAACCTCATCGAGATCATCCGCCTCGGCGGCGTCCTGACGGGCCTGGCGGTGCTGGTCATCACCTGGTTCGTGGTGCGTCTGGTGCGCGGCACGCTCGGACGGGTGGGCCATCGCTTCGCCCATCGGCGGCTGCTGATCAACCAGATCTCCACCCTGGCAGGGTTCACCATCTACCTGACGGGGATCCTCCTCGCGGTCAGCGCGTCGGTCAGCCTGTCACGCGAGGTCGTCATCGCCCTGACGGGCACCGCGGCGGTGACGGTCGGGTTCGCGCTGAAGGACCTCGCCGCTTCCATCCTGGCCGGGGTGACCATCATCCTGGATCGACCTTTCCAGGTCGGTGATCGCGTCACGTTCGGAGGCACCTATGGCGAAGTGCGCTCCATCGGCCTGCGCTCCGTCCGGCTGATCACCCTGGACGACAACGTGGTGACCATCCCCAACAACAAGTTCCTGACCGAAGCCGTCTCGTCCTGGAACTACGGCGCGCTCGACATGATGCTCCAGCTCGACTTCTTCGTGGGGGTCGATCAAGACATCGCGCTCGCGAAGCAGCTGGTTCAGGAGTCGCTCACCACGAACCGCTACGTGTACCTGAAGAAGCCATGGATGATCGTGGTCAACCAGGTGGTCCACGAGAACTACTTCGCCGTGCGGCTACGGGCCAAGGCGCACGTGCTCGACGTGAAGTACGAGCAGGAGTTCCAGACCGACGTGACCGAGCGCGTGCTGGAGGCATTCCGCGCGCATGGCGTGCTCCCCCCCGCGCTGCTTCACCGAGAAGTGACGGACGTCGCCCCGAAGCGTCGGCGCGTGCCCGGCAAAGACGGGCCCATCGGCCAGGTGCCCGCGGCGTGA
- a CDS encoding AAA family ATPase, with the protein MTVHRGLATLGTTLLLVALAATARSAAPGDTGTVKGASDAGIPTDAGASKDEVVDGGVPETGTDAPEATALDALAQRLELLDQQLQALRALGRGTLPERDLTCTALLGIDLTDDAAVTRRRLELGRELEAKQNTERTPELVDAGSDAGTDGGIHEAPPPRSPEVERREQELRQLEREVAEAQIALLSKPAWERRRIAEAEAERARNARQQEAAEAERNRAAEEAVAAEEARQRALVEAEQARSAAQRAIASERARAEQVRRDQARMREEISSRRSQDASASSARQARIFELVDAAEKATPGASATDALYGRIMSQLEALKPDTEAALREVSSRAEVPRYNLPADLPTGSTELGRERQELLSLAETLVEGERALILEARRLSSERMNELLAGERELNRSRVQLLGKLSQTRRDEVLGLGPEGGAQLGWEAWHVGARARWYALTRDDLGHRARAALRDPYVIGALITRGAPVLLVLAAAFYAFRRRRRIVDRSWTAASRVIRRPPLLRAIQRALDVLAALSPELIFLAAIWGIHGALGPVASFPEAQIAYELLIWYGLYRLCLNAAHRSIKWLSSTPNAPIREATSAKVLRSLRFVGRYALGVRVVLSLTAALVGEAFIHHQVRRFAWLGAIPIFLTLIRRWRGDIADAYLRLITKGALADAVRSTRDRWYGFFIAVAAFGVILLAGASSAARRFVLGFEQSRKVLAYLFRKRLERRAEEDAPRFTALGLPPDLVACFSEEPLSDPSEGIDRFPDLERFSHTFSTWRGGGRTGSMLIVGGAGAGKSSWLAAAAQRAEGVPQTRVPLPRRITSPGELYAQLGAALGAPHDARTSADALATWIRAQEPQLIVLDHAERLILRGTGAWGAWDALERLIEQVRDGAFWLCTMDLYAFHYLRFARQSEGAFRATVHLPRWTEQEIAALVHSRNARSGYSISYDDLLLEEVGGHEREARLVSTEQDYMRLLWDHANGSPRVALHFWLRSLVPDGDGQVRVRLFRSPYEDDLEALDEPSRFVLASVVWHGDVSPEEAEFSLRYPVSQCEAALVRLEELGVLAEDERRYRVTTRWQGAVNGFLLRKHLIEP; encoded by the coding sequence ATGACGGTGCACAGGGGTCTCGCGACCCTCGGAACGACCTTGCTGCTCGTCGCCCTCGCCGCGACTGCACGATCGGCGGCTCCCGGCGATACAGGGACGGTCAAGGGGGCGTCGGACGCGGGCATACCCACCGACGCAGGAGCCTCGAAGGACGAGGTGGTCGACGGAGGCGTCCCCGAAACGGGGACCGACGCTCCAGAAGCGACGGCCCTCGACGCACTCGCACAGCGCCTGGAACTGCTCGACCAGCAGCTCCAGGCGCTACGAGCGCTGGGCCGTGGAACCCTTCCGGAGCGGGATCTCACCTGCACGGCGCTGCTCGGCATCGACTTGACCGACGACGCGGCCGTCACGCGGCGACGGCTGGAGCTCGGACGCGAACTCGAAGCGAAACAGAATACCGAACGCACGCCGGAACTCGTGGACGCCGGGAGCGACGCCGGCACAGACGGGGGTATTCACGAAGCGCCACCACCGCGATCGCCCGAGGTCGAACGAAGAGAACAGGAACTCCGGCAGCTGGAGCGCGAGGTCGCCGAGGCGCAGATCGCGCTACTGAGCAAGCCCGCATGGGAGCGGCGGCGCATCGCCGAAGCGGAAGCAGAGCGGGCGCGGAACGCTCGACAGCAAGAAGCCGCCGAGGCCGAGCGGAACCGGGCCGCCGAGGAGGCGGTTGCCGCGGAGGAAGCACGGCAACGGGCCCTGGTGGAGGCCGAACAAGCCCGAAGCGCAGCGCAGCGCGCCATCGCCAGCGAGCGGGCGCGCGCCGAGCAGGTGCGACGCGATCAGGCACGGATGCGCGAGGAGATCTCGAGCCGGCGCAGCCAGGACGCGAGCGCATCGAGCGCGAGGCAAGCCCGGATCTTCGAACTCGTGGACGCCGCAGAGAAGGCGACGCCCGGGGCTTCAGCGACCGACGCGCTCTACGGCCGGATCATGTCCCAGCTCGAGGCCCTCAAGCCGGACACCGAAGCCGCGCTTCGAGAGGTCTCGTCCCGAGCGGAGGTCCCCCGCTACAACCTCCCCGCCGATCTGCCCACGGGCAGCACGGAACTCGGTCGCGAGCGCCAGGAGCTGCTGTCCCTGGCCGAGACGCTCGTCGAGGGAGAGCGCGCACTGATCCTGGAGGCCCGGAGGCTCTCGTCGGAGCGCATGAACGAGCTGCTCGCCGGCGAACGCGAGCTGAACCGATCGCGTGTGCAGCTGCTGGGAAAGCTCAGCCAGACGCGACGGGACGAGGTGCTCGGGCTGGGTCCAGAGGGCGGAGCGCAGCTCGGCTGGGAGGCGTGGCATGTGGGCGCGAGGGCACGCTGGTATGCCCTCACCCGCGATGATCTCGGACACCGCGCTCGCGCTGCGCTGCGGGATCCTTATGTCATCGGTGCCCTGATCACCCGCGGCGCGCCCGTGCTGCTCGTGCTCGCGGCGGCGTTTTACGCCTTCCGGCGGCGCCGGCGCATCGTCGACAGGAGCTGGACGGCCGCGTCCCGGGTGATCCGGAGACCCCCGCTGCTCAGAGCCATCCAGCGTGCGCTCGACGTGCTCGCGGCGCTGTCACCGGAGCTGATCTTCCTCGCCGCCATCTGGGGCATCCATGGCGCGCTGGGCCCGGTGGCGAGCTTTCCCGAAGCGCAGATCGCTTACGAACTGCTCATCTGGTACGGCCTCTATCGGCTCTGCTTGAACGCGGCCCACCGCTCGATCAAGTGGCTGTCGAGCACCCCGAACGCGCCCATCCGCGAGGCGACCAGCGCGAAGGTGCTGCGCTCGCTGCGCTTCGTCGGTCGCTATGCACTCGGCGTCCGGGTCGTGCTGTCCCTCACGGCCGCCCTGGTGGGCGAGGCGTTCATCCACCACCAGGTGCGCCGCTTCGCCTGGCTCGGCGCGATCCCCATCTTCCTGACGCTGATCAGGCGGTGGCGCGGCGACATCGCCGACGCCTACCTGCGCTTGATCACGAAGGGAGCTCTCGCGGACGCGGTACGCTCGACACGCGACCGCTGGTACGGCTTCTTCATCGCCGTCGCCGCCTTCGGCGTCATCTTGCTGGCTGGCGCGAGCAGCGCAGCGCGACGGTTCGTCCTCGGCTTCGAGCAGTCGCGCAAGGTACTCGCCTACCTCTTCCGCAAGCGCCTGGAACGGCGCGCCGAGGAGGACGCCCCGCGCTTCACCGCGCTCGGACTTCCCCCCGATCTCGTCGCCTGCTTCTCCGAGGAGCCGCTGTCCGACCCCTCCGAGGGGATCGATCGCTTCCCGGACCTCGAGCGCTTCTCTCATACCTTCTCGACCTGGCGTGGAGGTGGCCGGACCGGCTCGATGCTGATCGTCGGCGGAGCTGGCGCTGGCAAGTCGAGCTGGCTCGCCGCCGCGGCACAGCGTGCCGAAGGCGTCCCCCAGACCCGCGTGCCCCTGCCCAGACGCATCACCTCCCCTGGAGAGCTGTATGCACAGCTCGGCGCCGCCCTCGGCGCTCCTCACGACGCACGCACGAGCGCAGACGCTCTCGCCACCTGGATTCGCGCCCAGGAGCCACAGCTCATCGTCCTCGACCACGCCGAGCGGCTCATCCTACGCGGCACCGGCGCCTGGGGGGCCTGGGACGCCCTGGAACGGCTCATCGAGCAGGTGCGGGACGGCGCCTTCTGGCTCTGCACGATGGACCTCTACGCCTTCCACTACCTGCGCTTCGCTCGGCAGAGTGAAGGAGCGTTCCGCGCCACGGTGCATCTCCCCCGCTGGACCGAGCAGGAGATCGCCGCACTGGTCCACTCACGCAACGCGCGCAGCGGCTACAGCATCTCGTACGACGACCTGCTGCTGGAGGAGGTCGGTGGGCACGAGCGCGAGGCGCGCCTCGTCAGCACCGAGCAGGACTACATGCGCCTGCTCTGGGATCACGCGAACGGGTCTCCCCGGGTCGCGCTGCATTTCTGGCTTCGCTCCCTCGTCCCCGACGGCGACGGACAGGTCCGCGTGCGCCTCTTCCGCAGCCCGTACGAGGACGATCTGGAGGCGCTCGACGAGCCCTCGCGGTTCGTCCTCGCCAGCGTCGTCTGGCATGGCGACGTCTCCCCCGAGGAGGCCGAGTTTTCGCTGCGCTATCCGGTCTCGCAGTGCGAGGCCGCCCTCGTCCGGCTCGAGGAACTTGGTGTCCTCGCCGAGGACGAGCGCCGCTACCGGGTCACCACCCGCTGGCAGGGAGCCGTGAACGGCTTCTTGCTCCGCAAGCACCTCATCGAGCCGTGA
- a CDS encoding bifunctional serine/threonine-protein kinase/formylglycine-generating enzyme family protein, translating into MGLELNDGSIIEGRYRLARVIAENDMGTVWSAVRLDGGPPVAIKLFSPTAARGSQVNQRLLREARAAAALRHPSAITIHEVLVLADGTPAIVTDLLNGETLRTRLQRERRIDLPEMSRIMLPVISAVGAAHSLGIVHRDLRPETIFLVEPGLGQVGSARVKVLDLGITRITAVEGEAARIAGQTEPGTLLGTPHYMAPEQILGTPEVDYRADVWSLGVVLYEALTGVRPLDGSSTEKILKRILAGTVTRVRLVAPQVPSIIALLLEKMLTVDREQRPSLQEIGKVLVRFGNVTFRPFGPPARARTASGEFALVNGLREEPSSVSSAGVAGDGTPLPDVTASSSLHDEVSHVDEGAATDRFSEPGRFSDPGRFSEPGGFSRSELGAVGILPDEGEASPASPVSSSPAVATSNAATTVTAAASVADVTTAAIAATAATAQIEEVASSRRPEPPTALHQNSEGTHRPGDATPAAPPQRWTSLLGGAAILMVGSALILWWQRPTPGGSCPQGMAQVGEQLCLDEREVTAARYAACAERGQCLAHAPAPSGAPCAASPPAEAEPAARCVRRDAAEALCRAEGKRLPSQEEWTQASAAVNNSPYPFASTEPAATFRCAAAPSPP; encoded by the coding sequence GTGGGGCTCGAGCTCAACGACGGCAGCATCATCGAAGGGCGTTATCGGCTCGCGCGCGTCATCGCCGAGAACGATATGGGCACGGTCTGGTCCGCCGTCCGTCTCGACGGTGGCCCTCCTGTCGCCATCAAACTCTTCTCCCCCACCGCCGCCCGCGGCTCTCAGGTGAACCAGCGGCTCTTGCGAGAAGCACGCGCGGCTGCCGCCTTGAGGCACCCGAGCGCGATCACCATTCACGAGGTGCTGGTGCTCGCCGACGGGACACCAGCCATCGTGACGGATCTGCTGAACGGCGAGACCCTGCGCACCCGCTTGCAACGAGAGCGACGGATCGATCTCCCCGAGATGTCGCGCATCATGCTGCCGGTGATCTCGGCCGTGGGCGCAGCCCATTCCCTGGGGATCGTCCATCGCGACCTCAGGCCGGAGACCATCTTCCTGGTGGAGCCGGGCCTGGGACAGGTCGGCAGCGCTCGGGTGAAGGTGCTCGATCTCGGCATCACCCGGATCACCGCCGTGGAAGGAGAAGCGGCTCGGATTGCAGGCCAGACCGAGCCCGGAACGCTCCTGGGAACGCCACACTACATGGCACCAGAGCAGATCCTCGGAACGCCCGAGGTGGACTACCGCGCCGATGTCTGGTCGCTGGGTGTCGTCCTGTACGAAGCGCTGACCGGCGTGCGCCCTCTGGACGGCTCGAGCACGGAGAAGATACTGAAGCGGATCCTGGCCGGAACCGTCACACGCGTCCGGCTGGTCGCGCCGCAAGTTCCCTCGATCATCGCCTTGCTGCTCGAGAAGATGCTCACCGTCGACCGAGAGCAGCGTCCATCTCTGCAGGAGATCGGAAAAGTACTCGTTCGCTTCGGAAACGTGACGTTCCGCCCCTTCGGCCCACCCGCTCGCGCACGGACGGCTTCAGGTGAGTTCGCGCTGGTGAACGGCCTCCGAGAAGAGCCGTCGTCCGTCTCGTCGGCGGGCGTCGCAGGGGACGGGACCCCCCTGCCGGATGTAACCGCGTCGTCATCACTCCATGACGAGGTGAGCCACGTCGACGAAGGGGCAGCCACCGACCGCTTCTCGGAACCAGGGAGGTTCTCCGACCCAGGAAGGTTCTCCGAGCCAGGAGGCTTCTCGCGCAGCGAGCTCGGTGCCGTCGGTATCCTCCCCGACGAGGGCGAGGCGTCCCCAGCAAGCCCAGTCTCCAGCTCCCCCGCCGTGGCCACCTCGAACGCCGCAACCACCGTGACGGCGGCCGCCTCGGTGGCCGACGTGACCACGGCAGCAATCGCCGCAACCGCCGCGACCGCGCAGATCGAAGAGGTCGCAAGCTCGCGAAGGCCCGAGCCCCCGACCGCACTTCACCAGAATTCGGAAGGCACTCATCGGCCAGGAGACGCGACGCCGGCAGCACCGCCCCAGCGATGGACCTCACTCCTGGGAGGCGCCGCGATCCTGATGGTGGGCTCGGCGCTCATCCTGTGGTGGCAGCGGCCCACACCAGGAGGCTCCTGTCCCCAGGGGATGGCGCAGGTCGGAGAACAGCTGTGCCTCGACGAGCGTGAGGTCACGGCCGCGCGCTACGCCGCATGCGCAGAACGAGGCCAGTGTCTGGCTCATGCCCCAGCCCCGAGTGGAGCGCCCTGTGCCGCCAGTCCTCCGGCGGAAGCGGAACCTGCAGCCCGCTGCGTACGTCGCGACGCCGCGGAGGCGCTCTGCCGGGCCGAAGGCAAGCGGCTACCCTCCCAGGAAGAGTGGACGCAGGCGTCGGCTGCCGTGAACAACAGCCCCTACCCGTTTGCGAGCACGGAACCCGCAGCGACGTTTCGCTGCGCGGCAGCACCGTCACCCCCCTGA